One Cydia splendana chromosome 21, ilCydSple1.2, whole genome shotgun sequence genomic region harbors:
- the LOC134801032 gene encoding C-terminal-binding protein isoform X2 codes for MWHTIILTKEDLEKFKALRIIVRIGSGVDNIVVKAAGELGIAVCNVPGYGVEEVADTTMCLILNLYRRTFWLAIMVRDGKKFTGPEQVREAAAGCARIRGDTLGIVGLGRIGSAVALRAKAFGFNVIFYDPYLPDGIEKSLGLTRVYTLQDLLFQSDCVSLHCSLNEHNHHLINEFTIKQMRPGAFLVNTARGGLVDDEGLAAALKQGRIRAAALDVHENEPFNVFQGPLKDAPNVLCTPHAAFYSDASAQELREMAASEIRRAIVGRIPDCLRNCVNKDYFLPGAPPQLPPPQPPLQQPQPQPPPSTYSEGMNGGYYGSGAAQAAHSTTAVHDAPALPPQPAPPPQPSQPPISLPMNASDPANHSLNKESSDVH; via the exons ATGTGGCACACTATCATCCTCACCAAGGAGGACCTGGAGAAGTTCAAGGCTCTGCGCATCATCGTGCGCATCGGCTCCGGCGTCGACAACATTGTTGTGAAGGCGGCGGGGGAACTAG GAATAGCAGTATGTAATGTGCCCGGCTACGGTGTGGAGGAGGTGGCCGACACGACGATGTGTCTCATACTTAATTTATATCGGCGGACCTTCTGGCTCGCCATCATGGTGCGGGATGGAAAGAAATTCACAG GTCCGGAGCAAGTCCGCGAAGCGGCAGCGGGCTGCGCGCGCATCCGCGGCGACACGCTGGGCATCGTGGGCCTCGGCCGTATCGGCTCCGCCGTGGCGCTGCGGGCCAAAGCCTTCGGTTTCAACGTCATCTTCTACGACCCCTACCTGCCCGACGGTATCGAGAAGTCGCTCGGCCTCACCAGGGTCTACACGCTGCAG GACCTCCTATTCCAGAGTGACTGTGTGTCACTTCACTGCAGCTTAAACGAACACAACCATCACCTTATCAACGAGTTCACTATCAAACAGATGCGTCCAG GGGCGTTCCTGGTGAACACGGCCCGCGGCGGGCTGGTGGACGACGAGGGGCTGGCGGCCGCGCTGAAGCAGGGCCGCATCCGCGCCGCCGCGCTCGACGTGCACGAGAACGAGCCCTTCAACGTGTTCCAGGGCCCGCTCAAGGACGCGCCCAACGTGCTCTGCACGCCCCACGCCGCCTTCTACTCCGACGCCAGCGCGCAG GAGCTCCGCGAGATGGCGGCGTCGGAGATCCGGCGCGCGATCGTGGGCCGCATCCCGGACTGCCTGCGCAACTGCGTCAACAAGGACTACTTCCTGCCCGGCGCGCCGCCCCAGCTGCCGCCGCCGCAGCCGCCGCTGCAGCAGCCGCAGCCGCAGCCGCCGCCCAGCACCTACAGCGAAG GTATGAACGGCGGGTACTACGGGTCGGGCGCGGCGCAGGCGGCGCACTCCACCACGGCCGTGCACGACGCGCCGGCGCTGCCGCCGcagcccgcgccgccgccgcagcccaGCCAGCCGCCCATCAGCCTG CCAATGAACGCGTCGGACCCGGCGAACCACTCGCTGAACAAGGAGAGCTCGGACGTACACTAG
- the LOC134801032 gene encoding C-terminal-binding protein isoform X1: MDKRKMLPKRARMDSMRGPIANGPLQSRPLVALLDGRDCTVEMPILKDVATVAFCDAQSTSEIHEKVLNEAVGALMWHTIILTKEDLEKFKALRIIVRIGSGVDNIDVKAAGELGIAVCNVPGYGVEEVADTTMCLILNLYRRTFWLAIMVRDGKKFTGPEQVREAAAGCARIRGDTLGIVGLGRIGSAVALRAKAFGFNVIFYDPYLPDGIEKSLGLTRVYTLQDLLFQSDCVSLHCSLNEHNHHLINEFTIKQMRPGAFLVNTARGGLVDDEGLAAALKQGRIRAAALDVHENEPFNVFQGPLKDAPNVLCTPHAAFYSDASAQELREMAASEIRRAIVGRIPDCLRNCVNKDYFLPGAPPQLPPPQPPLQQPQPQPPPSTYSEGMNGGYYGSGAAQAAHSTTAVHDAPALPPQPAPPPQPSQPPISLPMNASDPANHSLNKESSDVH, encoded by the exons ATGGACAAACGCAAGATGCTGCCAAAGAGAGCGCGTATGGATAGCATGCGGGGGCCCATTGCCAACGGACCCCTGCAGTCGAG GCCGCTGGTGGCATTGTTAGACGGACGGGACTGCACCGTCGAGATGCCGATACTGAAGGACGTGGCGACGGTCGCGTTTTGCGACGCGCAGTCCACCTCCGAGATACACGAGAAG GTGCTGAACGAGGCGGTGGGTGCGCTCATGTGGCACACCATCATCCTCACCAAGGAGGACCTGGAGAAGTTCAAGGCGTTGCGCATCATCGTGCGCATCGGCTCCGGCGTCGACAACATTGATGTCAAGGCGGCGGGGGAACTAG GAATAGCAGTATGTAATGTGCCCGGCTACGGTGTGGAGGAGGTGGCCGACACGACGATGTGTCTCATACTTAATTTATATCGGCGGACCTTCTGGCTCGCCATCATGGTGCGGGATGGAAAGAAATTCACAG GTCCGGAGCAAGTCCGCGAAGCGGCAGCGGGCTGCGCGCGCATCCGCGGCGACACGCTGGGCATCGTGGGCCTCGGCCGTATCGGCTCCGCCGTGGCGCTGCGGGCCAAAGCCTTCGGTTTCAACGTCATCTTCTACGACCCCTACCTGCCCGACGGTATCGAGAAGTCGCTCGGCCTCACCAGGGTCTACACGCTGCAG GACCTCCTATTCCAGAGTGACTGTGTGTCACTTCACTGCAGCTTAAACGAACACAACCATCACCTTATCAACGAGTTCACTATCAAACAGATGCGTCCAG GGGCGTTCCTGGTGAACACGGCCCGCGGCGGGCTGGTGGACGACGAGGGGCTGGCGGCCGCGCTGAAGCAGGGCCGCATCCGCGCCGCCGCGCTCGACGTGCACGAGAACGAGCCCTTCAACGTGTTCCAGGGCCCGCTCAAGGACGCGCCCAACGTGCTCTGCACGCCCCACGCCGCCTTCTACTCCGACGCCAGCGCGCAG GAGCTCCGCGAGATGGCGGCGTCGGAGATCCGGCGCGCGATCGTGGGCCGCATCCCGGACTGCCTGCGCAACTGCGTCAACAAGGACTACTTCCTGCCCGGCGCGCCGCCCCAGCTGCCGCCGCCGCAGCCGCCGCTGCAGCAGCCGCAGCCGCAGCCGCCGCCCAGCACCTACAGCGAAG GTATGAACGGCGGGTACTACGGGTCGGGCGCGGCGCAGGCGGCGCACTCCACCACGGCCGTGCACGACGCGCCGGCGCTGCCGCCGcagcccgcgccgccgccgcagcccaGCCAGCCGCCCATCAGCCTG CCAATGAACGCGTCGGACCCGGCGAACCACTCGCTGAACAAGGAGAGCTCGGACGTACACTAG